The following coding sequences lie in one Acidobacteriota bacterium genomic window:
- the rpmG gene encoding 50S ribosomal protein L33 encodes MASAKRPPITLACEKCKRRNYVTTKNKTNTRERIELKKFCKWCREHVMHKETR; translated from the coding sequence GGCCTCCGCCAAGAGACCGCCGATTACTTTGGCTTGCGAGAAATGCAAGCGTCGTAACTACGTGACAACGAAGAACAAGACCAACACGCGTGAGCGTATTGAGCTCAAGAAGTTCTGCAAGTGGTGTCGCGAACATGTGATGCACAAGGAGACCCGCTAG